The Corynebacterium suranareeae genome window below encodes:
- a CDS encoding MurR/RpiR family transcriptional regulator yields MSWHQATDAPPSIRITTLAPSLQPNQRKVAEAMLVDAPSIVELTAQGLADRVGVGRATVIRTAQSLGYDGFPQLRVALAQELALTQGASKSMVEKALSSTLLGGLQAGISDFQASLSTVSSALTEEDLQQCINALDSARRVLVASHGLSAPLGLDFSQRLNSMGRSAEVHSDSMSEQIVARQLGEGSVCFAISGSGASKTTLATIKAARAGGATIIAMTCFAHSAIDAAADVSLIVPPMTASFQDELTRTSRAALMLVSEQLIELLITHRGHDAAQARATSMSMIGTSLQE; encoded by the coding sequence GTGTCGTGGCACCAAGCAACTGACGCTCCACCAAGCATCCGCATCACCACGCTTGCGCCATCGCTGCAGCCAAATCAGCGCAAAGTGGCCGAAGCAATGCTTGTCGACGCCCCCAGCATCGTTGAACTCACCGCTCAGGGTCTTGCAGACCGCGTGGGCGTGGGGCGTGCAACCGTGATCCGCACCGCGCAGTCCTTAGGCTACGACGGATTTCCGCAACTTCGCGTCGCCCTGGCGCAGGAACTGGCGCTGACGCAGGGCGCGTCGAAAAGCATGGTTGAAAAAGCGTTAAGCTCCACGTTGCTCGGTGGTCTACAAGCCGGGATTTCGGATTTTCAGGCGTCTTTGAGCACAGTGTCTTCCGCGCTGACCGAGGAAGACCTACAACAGTGCATAAACGCATTGGACTCAGCGCGCCGGGTTCTTGTTGCATCCCATGGGCTTTCCGCTCCCTTGGGGTTGGATTTTTCCCAGCGTTTAAACTCAATGGGTCGATCTGCCGAAGTGCATTCTGATTCCATGTCGGAGCAGATCGTGGCCCGTCAGTTGGGTGAAGGTTCTGTGTGTTTTGCAATATCTGGTTCCGGTGCCAGTAAAACAACGCTTGCGACCATAAAGGCAGCGCGTGCTGGGGGTGCAACGATCATAGCGATGACCTGTTTTGCCCATTCTGCCATCGATGCTGCCGCCGATGTCTCGTTGATCGTTCCTCCGATGACAGCGTCATTTCAAGATGAGCTCACACGTACCTCCAGGGCGGCGTTGATGTTGGTGTCTGAACAACTCATCGAATTACTGATTACTCACCGTGGCCACGATGCAGCCCAAGCAAGGGCTACATCAATGTCAATGATTGGAACATCGCTACAAGAGTGA
- the phnE gene encoding phosphonate ABC transporter, permease protein PhnE: MSTLTSHRIVPAPSSPPARPNKLARNIVAFIAALIVLIATGTLKIEWNELPQMPAQVWHYLELMFSDPDWSKFSRAVQEMWRSIAMAWLGAILCVVVSVPLGMLAARGVGTYWLRTILRFVFAVIRAFPEVVIAIILLTVTGLTPFTGALALGISGIGQQAKWTYEAIESTPTGPSEAVRAAGGTTPEVLRWALWPQVAPSIASFALYRFEINIRTSAVLGIVGAGGIGSMLANYTNYRQWDTVGMLLIVVVVATMIVDLISGTIRRRIMKGASDRVVAPSN; encoded by the coding sequence ATGAGCACCTTAACCTCTCACCGCATAGTGCCAGCCCCTAGCTCTCCCCCGGCGCGCCCTAACAAACTGGCGCGCAATATCGTGGCGTTCATCGCTGCGCTGATTGTTCTCATTGCTACCGGCACGCTGAAGATCGAGTGGAATGAGCTTCCGCAGATGCCCGCGCAGGTGTGGCATTACTTAGAGCTGATGTTTAGCGATCCCGATTGGTCAAAGTTTTCTCGCGCCGTCCAGGAGATGTGGCGTTCCATCGCCATGGCGTGGTTGGGTGCCATTTTATGCGTGGTGGTCTCTGTACCTCTGGGCATGTTGGCTGCCCGCGGAGTGGGGACGTATTGGTTGCGCACCATCTTGCGATTCGTATTCGCGGTAATCCGTGCGTTCCCCGAGGTGGTTATCGCAATTATTTTGCTAACAGTCACCGGTCTTACTCCTTTTACTGGTGCGCTGGCATTGGGCATCTCCGGTATTGGGCAGCAGGCAAAGTGGACCTATGAAGCCATTGAGTCCACTCCCACCGGCCCCTCAGAGGCGGTGCGGGCAGCGGGTGGAACTACGCCGGAGGTTCTGCGGTGGGCGTTGTGGCCACAGGTTGCGCCATCCATTGCATCTTTTGCCCTGTATCGCTTTGAGATCAACATCCGTACCTCTGCGGTATTGGGCATCGTTGGTGCAGGTGGTATCGGTAGTATGCTTGCCAATTACACCAATTACAGGCAGTGGGACACCGTGGGCATGCTGCTCATCGTCGTGGTTGTCGCAACGATGATCGTCGATCTCATCTCCGGCACCATCCGCCGCCGTATCATGAAGGGGGCTAGTGACCGTGTCGTGGCACCAAGCAACTGA
- a CDS encoding class I SAM-dependent methyltransferase, with the protein MTTWKELTANNPAHSENYAQRWRNLAAAGNDIYGEARLIDAMADRGAKILDAGCGQGRIGGYLSKQGHDVLGTDLDPILIDYAKQDFPEARWVVGDLSVDPIPESDFDLIVSAGNVMGFLAEDGRQPALAHIHDALSSDGRAVIGFGAGRGWLFDDFLTVADSVGLELENAYESWDLKPFVHGSEFLVAVFSKK; encoded by the coding sequence ATGACCACATGGAAAGAACTTACTGCTAACAATCCAGCACATTCAGAAAACTACGCACAGCGCTGGAGGAACCTGGCAGCTGCTGGCAATGACATCTACGGCGAAGCACGCCTGATCGATGCAATGGCAGACCGTGGCGCCAAAATCCTAGACGCTGGCTGTGGACAGGGCAGAATTGGCGGCTATCTGTCCAAGCAAGGCCACGACGTTTTGGGAACGGACCTTGATCCCATTTTGATTGACTACGCCAAACAAGACTTTCCTGAGGCACGGTGGGTTGTCGGAGACCTATCAGTAGACCCTATACCTGAATCTGACTTTGATCTGATCGTCTCTGCCGGCAATGTGATGGGATTTTTGGCAGAAGATGGCCGACAGCCTGCACTTGCTCACATCCACGATGCCCTGTCCTCCGATGGACGAGCAGTTATTGGTTTCGGTGCAGGACGCGGCTGGTTGTTTGATGATTTCTTAACCGTTGCCGACAGCGTGGGCCTAGAGCTCGAAAATGCTTATGAATCCTGGGATCTCAAGCCATTTGTCCACGGCTCTGAATTCCTTGTTGCGGTGTTCAGTAAAAAATAG
- a CDS encoding ABC transporter permease, which translates to MNISCLGATAWRVFKQLLADKRSIALILFVPVILMSLLYYMYSSTPAGTQLFEMISTVMIAVFPLLLMFLMTSVTMQRERNNGTLERLWTTNIRRLDLIGGYAVAFGLMAIVQSLLMVLTLRYLLGVHTESQWWISTLIAAITGSIGVSLGLLSSAFASSEFQAIQTLPVLILPQFLLCGLLIPRDELPNILHWISNVLPLSYAVHAALEASRAGIGQQVVFNIVICAVFTAAFLLIAGPLMPRKTR; encoded by the coding sequence ATGAACATCTCTTGTCTTGGCGCAACCGCATGGCGCGTTTTTAAACAGTTACTGGCAGATAAGCGTTCCATCGCCTTAATCTTGTTCGTGCCAGTGATATTGATGTCATTGCTGTACTACATGTATTCCTCTACACCTGCAGGAACGCAACTGTTTGAGATGATCTCCACCGTGATGATTGCCGTGTTTCCACTGTTGCTCATGTTTTTGATGACGTCAGTAACCATGCAACGAGAACGAAACAACGGCACGCTAGAAAGGCTGTGGACCACCAACATCCGTCGCCTCGATCTCATCGGTGGCTACGCGGTTGCTTTCGGCCTCATGGCAATAGTGCAATCACTGCTGATGGTTTTAACCCTGAGATACCTACTAGGAGTTCATACCGAGTCACAGTGGTGGATCTCCACACTCATTGCAGCTATCACAGGATCAATTGGAGTATCGCTAGGCTTGCTTAGTTCCGCGTTTGCCAGCAGTGAGTTCCAAGCAATCCAAACACTTCCGGTGTTAATTTTGCCCCAGTTCCTCTTATGCGGTTTGCTGATCCCCAGGGACGAGCTCCCCAATATCTTGCATTGGATTTCTAATGTTCTCCCGCTGTCTTATGCCGTTCATGCAGCACTAGAGGCCTCTCGAGCGGGGATCGGCCAACAAGTAGTTTTCAACATTGTGATCTGTGCTGTATTTACCGCAGCCTTCTTGTTGATAGCTGGGCCATTGATGCCACGCAAAACCCGTTAA
- a CDS encoding bifunctional hydroxymethylpyrimidine kinase/phosphomethylpyrimidine kinase yields the protein MTDFSLYLVTDPHLGGGPDNVAGIVDAAISGGVSVVQLRDKNSPKQDVRAAAVELKEICDARGVSLVVNDYLDIAVELGLHLHIGQGDTPYIQARRQLPANLELGLSIENLDQLRTVIAQCAAADVALPDVIGIGPVTSTATKPDAAPALGVEGIAEISTLAKAHGIASVAIGGVGLDNAAELAGTDIDGLCVVSEIMTAADPAVAASQLLTAFQGAFVDVPSTPRVLSIAGTDPTGGAGIQADLKSIAAGGGYGMCVVTSLVAQNTHGVNTIHTPPLTFLEEQLDAVFSDVTVDAIKLGMLGSADTVDLVAHWLGSREHGPVVLDPVMIATSGDRLLDASAEESLRRLAAHVDVVTPNIPELAVLCDSQPATTMDQAIAQAQAFAAEHDTIVIVKGGHLTGALADNAVVRPDGSVFQVENLRVNTTNSHGTGCSLSAALATRIATGESVEKALEWSTRWLNEALRHADQLHVGTGNGPVDHGHLTRRMLSAAETTPWDHLLAPRLDGQTATSFVAPSTVKSPAPRIEPAGPFTRALWEASGDIIAGINSSDFITMLGDGTLRRPEFDFYIDQDAQYLAQYSRALARLSSIAPDAQAQIEWAQSAAECLVVEAELHRSYMAGATVSAPSHITMAYTDFLIARTYTEDYVCGVAAVLPCYWLYAEIGLMLAEQNHEDHPYKDWLDTYSSEEFINGTRAAIARLEKALENAGSEQRVDAARAFLSASVHEREFFDQATRHGWI from the coding sequence GTGACTGATTTTTCTTTATACCTTGTGACAGATCCGCATCTTGGTGGTGGGCCGGATAACGTTGCCGGAATCGTGGACGCCGCGATTTCAGGCGGGGTATCCGTGGTGCAATTGCGTGATAAAAACTCCCCTAAACAAGATGTTCGTGCAGCAGCTGTGGAGCTAAAAGAAATCTGTGACGCCCGCGGGGTATCGCTTGTGGTTAATGATTACCTTGATATTGCGGTTGAGCTGGGGCTTCATCTGCACATTGGCCAAGGCGATACACCTTATATTCAGGCACGAAGGCAGCTTCCCGCCAATCTTGAGTTGGGGTTGAGCATTGAAAACTTAGATCAGCTGCGCACGGTGATTGCGCAATGTGCAGCCGCTGATGTGGCATTGCCCGATGTGATTGGCATCGGTCCCGTGACTTCTACAGCTACCAAACCAGATGCGGCACCAGCACTCGGTGTTGAAGGCATCGCGGAGATCTCAACCCTGGCGAAAGCTCACGGCATTGCGTCTGTTGCCATTGGAGGCGTGGGGCTGGACAATGCTGCTGAACTTGCAGGTACTGACATTGACGGCCTATGTGTGGTGTCTGAAATTATGACCGCTGCAGATCCTGCAGTTGCCGCTTCCCAATTACTAACTGCTTTCCAAGGAGCTTTTGTGGACGTCCCCTCTACCCCACGCGTGCTATCTATTGCAGGCACTGACCCCACAGGCGGTGCAGGCATTCAAGCTGACCTGAAATCTATTGCCGCAGGTGGTGGATATGGCATGTGTGTGGTCACCTCGTTGGTTGCCCAAAATACTCACGGCGTCAACACAATCCATACTCCTCCCTTGACTTTCTTGGAAGAACAACTTGATGCAGTCTTTTCCGATGTCACGGTCGACGCCATCAAGCTCGGCATGTTGGGTTCTGCTGACACGGTAGATCTGGTGGCACATTGGTTGGGCTCCCGTGAGCACGGCCCGGTGGTGCTTGATCCGGTGATGATCGCAACCAGCGGTGACCGGTTGCTTGATGCCAGTGCTGAAGAATCTTTGCGTCGCCTGGCTGCCCACGTGGATGTTGTTACCCCAAACATCCCAGAGCTCGCCGTATTGTGCGATAGCCAGCCGGCCACAACGATGGATCAGGCAATTGCTCAGGCTCAAGCATTTGCTGCTGAGCATGACACCATCGTTATCGTCAAGGGTGGGCATTTGACTGGCGCTTTGGCAGATAACGCAGTCGTTCGCCCAGATGGCTCGGTATTCCAGGTGGAAAACTTGCGCGTCAACACCACCAATTCCCACGGCACCGGATGTTCCCTGTCCGCTGCTCTTGCCACCCGAATTGCCACCGGTGAGAGCGTTGAAAAAGCCCTTGAGTGGTCCACACGCTGGCTTAATGAAGCCCTGCGCCACGCCGACCAGCTCCACGTCGGCACGGGAAACGGACCAGTCGATCACGGGCACCTCACTCGCCGCATGCTCTCAGCTGCTGAGACCACTCCCTGGGATCACCTTTTAGCGCCGCGCCTAGATGGGCAAACAGCAACGAGTTTCGTTGCCCCATCGACGGTTAAAAGCCCAGCTCCACGCATCGAACCTGCCGGGCCATTCACGCGCGCGCTGTGGGAAGCAAGCGGCGATATCATCGCGGGCATCAACAGTTCAGACTTCATCACCATGCTTGGCGACGGCACCCTCCGGCGCCCAGAGTTCGATTTCTACATTGACCAAGATGCACAATATCTTGCCCAATACTCCAGAGCGTTGGCCCGATTATCCTCGATCGCTCCCGATGCGCAGGCACAAATCGAATGGGCACAAAGCGCTGCGGAGTGTTTAGTTGTTGAAGCTGAACTCCATCGCTCTTACATGGCAGGAGCCACAGTATCCGCGCCATCGCATATCACCATGGCCTACACCGACTTCCTCATCGCGCGCACCTACACAGAAGATTATGTGTGCGGTGTTGCTGCAGTACTGCCCTGCTACTGGCTTTACGCGGAAATCGGGTTGATGCTAGCTGAACAAAACCACGAAGATCACCCCTACAAGGACTGGCTTGACACCTACTCCAGCGAAGAATTTATCAATGGAACCCGTGCTGCCATTGCCCGGTTAGAAAAGGCCTTAGAAAATGCGGGTTCTGAACAACGCGTCGATGCCGCTCGAGCATTCTTGAGCGCTTCAGTTCATGAACGTGAATTCTTTGATCAAGCCACCAGACACGGTTGGATTTAA
- the gndA gene encoding NADP-dependent phosphogluconate dehydrogenase produces MTNGDNLAQIGVVGLAVMGSNLARNFARNGHTVAVYNRSTDKTDKLIADHGTEGNFIPSATVEEFVASLEKPRRAIIMVQAGNATDAVINQLADAMDEGDIIIDGGNALYTDTIRREKEISARGLHFVGAGISGGEEGALNGPSIMPGGPAKSYESLGPLLESIAANVDGTPCVTHIGPDGAGHFVKMVHNGIEYADMQVIGEAYHLLRYAAGMQPAEIAEVFKEWNAGDLDSYLIEITAEVLSQVDAETGKPLIDVIVDAAGQKGTGRWTVKAALDLGIATTGIGEAVFARALSGATSQRAAAKGNLPAGVLTDLEALGVDKAQFVEDVRRALYASKLVAYAQGFDEIKAGSEENNWNVDPRDLATIWRGGCIIRAKFLNRIVEAYDANAELESLLLDPYFKGELTDLIDSWRRVIVTATQLGLPIPVFASSLSYYDSLRAERLPAALIQGQRDFFGAHTYKRIDKEGTFHTEWSGDRSEVEA; encoded by the coding sequence ATGACTAATGGAGATAATCTCGCACAGATTGGCGTTGTAGGCCTGGCAGTAATGGGTTCAAACCTCGCCCGAAACTTCGCCCGCAACGGACACACTGTCGCTGTCTACAACCGCAGCACCGATAAAACTGACAAGCTCATCGCCGATCACGGTACTGAAGGCAACTTCATCCCTTCCGCAACTGTTGAAGAGTTTGTCGCATCCCTGGAAAAGCCACGCCGCGCCATCATCATGGTCCAAGCAGGCAACGCAACTGACGCAGTGATCAACCAACTTGCAGATGCCATGGATGAAGGCGACATCATCATCGACGGCGGTAACGCCCTCTACACCGACACCATTCGTCGTGAAAAAGAAATCTCCGCACGTGGCCTCCACTTCGTCGGTGCAGGCATCTCCGGTGGCGAGGAAGGTGCACTCAACGGACCATCCATCATGCCTGGTGGCCCAGCAAAGTCCTACGAGTCACTTGGACCACTGCTTGAATCCATCGCTGCAAACGTTGATGGCACCCCATGTGTCACCCACATCGGCCCAGATGGCGCTGGCCACTTTGTCAAGATGGTTCACAACGGCATCGAATACGCTGATATGCAGGTCATCGGCGAGGCTTACCACCTCCTTCGCTACGCAGCAGGCATGCAGCCAGCAGAAATCGCTGAAGTATTCAAGGAATGGAACGCAGGCGACTTAGATTCCTACCTCATTGAAATCACCGCAGAAGTTCTCTCCCAGGTTGATGCTGAAACAGGCAAGCCACTGATCGATGTCATCGTTGACGCTGCAGGTCAAAAAGGCACTGGTCGCTGGACCGTCAAGGCTGCCCTAGACCTAGGTATTGCCACCACCGGCATTGGCGAAGCTGTCTTTGCACGTGCACTTTCTGGCGCTACCAGCCAGCGCGCAGCAGCCAAGGGTAACCTCCCTGCCGGTGTACTTACCGACCTCGAGGCGCTCGGAGTAGATAAAGCACAGTTCGTCGAAGATGTTCGTCGCGCGCTGTACGCCTCCAAGCTGGTTGCATACGCACAGGGCTTTGATGAGATCAAGGCAGGTTCTGAGGAAAACAACTGGAACGTTGATCCTCGCGACCTAGCTACCATCTGGCGTGGCGGCTGCATCATTCGCGCGAAGTTCCTCAACCGCATCGTCGAGGCATACGATGCAAATGCAGAACTAGAGTCCCTCCTCCTTGATCCATACTTCAAGGGCGAGCTCACCGACCTTATTGATTCATGGCGCCGAGTGATTGTCACAGCCACCCAGCTTGGCCTTCCCATCCCAGTATTTGCTTCTTCCCTGTCCTACTACGACAGCCTGCGTGCAGAGCGTCTGCCAGCAGCACTTATCCAGGGACAGCGTGACTTCTTCGGAGCACACACCTACAAGCGCATCGACAAAGAAGGCACCTTCCACACCGAGTGGTCCGGCGACCGCAGCGAGGTTGAAGCCTAA
- the phnD gene encoding phosphate/phosphite/phosphonate ABC transporter substrate-binding protein, whose product MFKLSKLSKSMRVAVSTLAISTLALVGCSSSDESSSSSSDAASQWPESITLSLVPSTEGEDLAEALAPLTDYLSENLGIEVNGVVASDYAATVEALGADQAQVIITDAGSLYNAIEQYDAQLILRDVRFGATSYSAVAYTNNPDKYCDDAPVAASYAASDVDMLYCNGIEPEGQAASGNGPAALDALEKIESGDKVALQAATSPAGYQYPMVAMQDLGMDTDAAFVQVPVEGNNNAVLSVLNGDAEVSFGFWDARSTVLSEAPHAAEDVVAFAYTEMIPNGGVAASKSLPSDLVEKLTELMDEYADSSEEAKDVMFDMVGLSDWTADTAQDEITRYGEILKKFSN is encoded by the coding sequence ATGTTCAAGCTCTCTAAGCTATCCAAGTCCATGCGTGTTGCTGTTTCTACGCTTGCGATCTCTACCCTTGCTCTAGTTGGTTGTTCTTCTTCCGATGAGTCTTCTTCCTCTTCTTCGGATGCTGCAAGCCAGTGGCCTGAGTCCATTACTTTGTCTCTTGTTCCTTCCACGGAGGGTGAGGATTTGGCTGAGGCGTTGGCTCCTTTGACTGATTACCTGTCTGAGAACTTAGGTATTGAGGTCAATGGTGTGGTGGCGTCTGATTACGCTGCAACCGTTGAGGCTTTGGGTGCTGATCAGGCTCAGGTGATCATCACTGATGCGGGTTCCCTGTATAACGCGATTGAGCAGTACGATGCGCAGCTAATTCTGCGTGATGTGCGTTTCGGTGCCACCTCGTACTCTGCTGTTGCGTACACCAACAATCCTGATAAGTACTGCGACGATGCTCCAGTGGCTGCGTCCTATGCTGCTTCCGATGTTGACATGCTCTACTGCAACGGAATTGAACCTGAAGGGCAAGCGGCATCAGGTAATGGCCCAGCAGCCCTTGATGCGCTGGAAAAGATCGAGTCCGGTGACAAGGTAGCGCTGCAGGCTGCAACGTCTCCTGCGGGCTACCAATACCCAATGGTTGCTATGCAGGATCTGGGCATGGACACCGATGCTGCGTTTGTTCAGGTACCCGTTGAAGGTAACAACAACGCTGTGCTGTCTGTCCTCAACGGTGACGCTGAAGTGTCCTTCGGTTTCTGGGATGCGCGTTCCACCGTGCTGTCTGAGGCTCCTCACGCAGCGGAAGATGTTGTGGCGTTTGCCTACACCGAGATGATCCCAAATGGAGGGGTCGCAGCATCGAAGTCCCTGCCATCCGACCTGGTGGAAAAGCTCACCGAGTTGATGGATGAATATGCAGATTCCTCTGAAGAAGCCAAGGATGTCATGTTCGACATGGTTGGTCTGTCTGACTGGACTGCTGATACCGCCCAGGATGAAATCACTCGTTACGGCGAGATACTGAAGAAGTTCTCCAACTAG
- the phnE gene encoding phosphonate ABC transporter, permease protein PhnE, whose protein sequence is MTTPSSPLVPQKPRAGVKDYLIIASIIAFTVATATPALGGIELDFASIAANWRNGANKLLQMLQPNFAFLPRTWLPMLETLQMALVGAVLSALISVPLTLWAAQATNTSAIGRGIIRTIINVVRSVPDLVYATILVAMVGVGALPGILTLFLFNLGIVVKLVSEAIDSTDHPYMEAGRAAGGSQFHINRVSALPEVMPLFANQWLYTLELNVRISAILGIVGAGGIGRLLDERRAFYAYADVSVIILEILLVVIVIEVISNALRKRLV, encoded by the coding sequence ATGACCACGCCTTCTTCTCCACTGGTGCCGCAGAAGCCTCGGGCGGGGGTAAAAGACTATCTCATCATCGCTTCCATCATTGCCTTCACGGTGGCTACAGCAACCCCAGCGCTAGGTGGCATTGAGCTTGATTTTGCTTCCATTGCTGCGAATTGGCGCAACGGTGCCAACAAACTCCTGCAAATGCTGCAGCCTAATTTCGCGTTCTTGCCGCGCACGTGGCTTCCCATGTTAGAAACCCTGCAGATGGCGCTTGTCGGCGCCGTCTTGTCTGCTCTCATATCTGTGCCGTTGACGTTGTGGGCAGCACAGGCCACCAACACCAGTGCCATTGGTCGGGGCATTATCCGCACCATCATCAACGTGGTGCGCTCCGTCCCCGACTTGGTGTATGCCACAATCTTGGTCGCCATGGTCGGTGTCGGCGCATTACCCGGCATTTTGACACTGTTCCTGTTCAACCTGGGCATCGTGGTCAAGCTCGTCTCGGAAGCAATTGACTCCACTGATCACCCTTACATGGAAGCAGGACGCGCGGCAGGTGGCTCACAATTCCACATCAACCGAGTCTCCGCACTTCCTGAAGTCATGCCGCTCTTTGCTAACCAATGGCTCTACACCCTAGAGCTCAATGTTCGTATCTCCGCAATCCTCGGCATTGTGGGCGCAGGCGGCATCGGCAGGCTGCTTGATGAACGCCGAGCTTTCTATGCCTACGCGGATGTTTCCGTGATCATTTTAGAAATCCTCCTCGTGGTGATTGTCATTGAGGTAATCTCCAACGCACTTCGAAAGAGGCTCGTATGA
- a CDS encoding HAD family hydrolase, with protein sequence MTPSIVFDFDGTLAIGHGPVLAYALCVAPEGSKDFLERVRRELRRYDDGQSIYRDGYDIVAKLASELGIDDGTMSIAYGESRKLLGSDLAPVEHVRGIKDILSSLKGHARLVLATNAPENGVHDVLRQWGVADLFDQLHFVVGKPAGLISIISDLQLDGPVLAVGDIYEFDLSPAAQLGADTALVGATATISEAKVSMRGDSIADLPLLAWVSSRVSSS encoded by the coding sequence GTGACACCCAGTATTGTTTTTGATTTCGATGGCACGCTTGCCATTGGTCATGGCCCTGTCCTTGCATATGCATTGTGTGTTGCACCGGAGGGTTCCAAGGACTTTCTGGAGCGTGTGCGCAGGGAGCTTCGACGCTATGACGATGGTCAGAGTATTTACCGTGATGGGTATGACATTGTGGCTAAGTTGGCGTCGGAATTAGGGATTGATGATGGCACGATGTCGATCGCTTATGGCGAGAGCCGGAAGTTGCTTGGCTCGGATTTAGCGCCTGTTGAGCATGTGCGGGGCATTAAGGATATTTTGTCCTCGTTGAAAGGTCATGCTCGGTTGGTTTTAGCTACCAATGCCCCGGAAAATGGCGTGCATGATGTGCTGCGTCAGTGGGGTGTTGCTGATTTATTTGATCAGTTGCATTTTGTGGTGGGTAAGCCTGCAGGGTTGATTTCGATCATTTCTGATTTGCAGCTTGATGGTCCGGTGCTTGCGGTGGGCGATATTTATGAATTCGATCTGAGTCCTGCAGCGCAGTTAGGTGCAGATACGGCTCTGGTTGGAGCTACAGCAACCATTTCTGAAGCGAAGGTCTCCATGCGTGGGGATTCTATCGCTGATCTCCCTCTCCTTGCCTGGGTTTCTTCCCGGGTCTCCTCTTCTTAA
- a CDS encoding PaaI family thioesterase, whose product MTSRDDQPQDLLSLAALASTRALTTEELEALNNANYGLDRHLGLRYTTIEPGHVVSELHVASKHLQVVGLVNGGVYASIAESTGSVASMIAAPGKLVVGVNNNTDFISSVTAGVIVAEATPIQLGRRTHLWQIECTHRGDVVARTTLRTMVLNK is encoded by the coding sequence ATGACTTCTCGCGATGACCAACCCCAGGATCTGCTCTCTCTTGCTGCACTTGCTTCTACCAGAGCACTGACAACCGAGGAATTAGAAGCACTCAACAATGCCAATTATGGTTTAGACCGCCACCTTGGCCTGCGCTACACCACGATTGAACCTGGGCATGTGGTTAGTGAACTCCACGTGGCATCCAAACACTTGCAAGTTGTGGGATTAGTCAACGGAGGCGTCTACGCCTCAATCGCAGAATCTACTGGTTCTGTAGCCAGCATGATCGCTGCTCCCGGAAAATTAGTTGTGGGAGTAAACAACAACACAGATTTTATTTCTTCGGTCACCGCAGGAGTCATCGTGGCAGAAGCAACACCGATCCAATTGGGCAGGCGCACCCACCTGTGGCAAATCGAATGCACCCACCGCGGAGACGTGGTCGCACGCACCACATTACGCACCATGGTGCTTAACAAGTAG
- the phnC gene encoding phosphonate ABC transporter ATP-binding protein, translating into MNSDASATTTANSWAIDFDHVSVTYPNGTKALDDVSLTINPGEMVAIVGLSGSGKSTLIRTINGLVQATEGTVTVGPHQINTLKGKALRDARGQIGMIFQGFNLSERSSVFQNVLVGRFAHTAWWRNLLGLPTEHDKQIAFHALESVGILDKVWTRAGALSGGQKQRVAIARALSQDPSVMLADEPVASLDPPTAHSVMRDLENINNVEGLTVLVNLHLIDLARQYTTRVVGLRAGKLVYDGPISEATDKDFEAIYGRPIQAKDLLGDRA; encoded by the coding sequence ATGAATTCTGATGCTTCGGCTACCACCACGGCCAACTCTTGGGCCATCGACTTCGACCACGTGTCGGTGACGTATCCCAATGGGACGAAAGCCCTCGATGATGTCTCACTCACCATCAATCCTGGTGAGATGGTGGCCATCGTGGGTCTATCAGGATCGGGTAAATCCACGTTGATTCGCACGATTAATGGTCTTGTCCAAGCCACGGAAGGTACCGTGACGGTGGGGCCGCATCAGATCAACACCTTGAAGGGGAAAGCGCTGCGTGATGCCCGTGGGCAGATCGGCATGATTTTCCAGGGGTTCAACCTCTCGGAACGCAGCAGTGTGTTCCAGAATGTTTTGGTGGGCCGCTTCGCGCACACAGCGTGGTGGCGTAACCTCCTCGGACTTCCCACTGAGCACGACAAGCAGATTGCTTTTCACGCGTTGGAGTCCGTGGGCATTTTGGACAAAGTATGGACCCGAGCTGGTGCTTTGTCCGGTGGACAGAAACAGCGCGTTGCAATTGCGCGTGCCTTATCGCAAGATCCTTCTGTCATGCTGGCAGATGAGCCTGTAGCAAGCCTTGATCCGCCTACCGCGCATTCTGTGATGCGCGACCTGGAGAACATCAACAACGTGGAAGGCCTCACCGTGTTGGTGAACTTGCACTTGATTGATTTGGCTCGTCAATACACTACGAGGGTTGTGGGTTTGCGTGCCGGCAAGCTTGTCTATGACGGTCCTATCTCTGAGGCCACTGATAAAGACTTTGAAGCTATCTATGGTCGCCCCATTCAAGCTAAAGACCTGCTGGGAGATCGCGCATGA